A stretch of the Solanum dulcamara chromosome 6, daSolDulc1.2, whole genome shotgun sequence genome encodes the following:
- the LOC129892168 gene encoding E3 ubiquitin-protein ligase ATL41-like: MGFDDDDPPFFHHKNKYDLNSKIMISAIISLSLVVFFVTLLHIYARYVLRRQARRRAELQRVSIITSSALQIEPPKTGLDPSVIASLPVFIFNQPDIQNNSIECTVCLSVLENGETARTLPNCKHVFHAECIDKWFGSHSTCPICRTEAEPRLLLPEPREGVIERTTPSAPPIEGGNSKNNVEGIYSDCGLTQPSTSSSSAKISGSSSRLSSFRRMITREKSSRRLQVQFCGVEDGVNDLERQ, from the coding sequence ATGGgctttgatgatgatgatcctccattttttcatcataaaaaCAAATATGATCTTAATAGCAAGATCATGATATCAGCCATCATTTCATTATCTCTAGTTGTTTTCTTCGTTACTCTCCTCCATATTTACGCGAGGTACGTCCTTAGACGTCAGGCTCGACGTAGGGCAGAGCTTCAACGTGTTAGCATCATCACCAGCTCCGCCCTACAGATAGAGCCACCAAAGACGGGGCTCGATCCGTCCGTCATAGCTTCGCTTCCGGTATTTATTTTCAATCAACCTGATATACAAAATAATTCTATTGAGTGTACGGTTTGTTTGAGCGTTCTTGAAAACGGAGAAACGGCTAGGACTTTGCCTAATTGTAAACATGTTTTTCATGCTGAGTGTATTGACAAGTGGTTCGGATCACATTCAACATGCCCGATTTGTCGGACGGAGGCAGAGCCCCGGTTATTATTACCGGAGCCACGAGAGGGTGTCATAGAACGTACGACACCCTCAGCGCCACCAATCGAGGGGGGCAACTCCAAAAATAATGTGGAAGGGATTTATTCGGATTGTGGATTAACACAACcttcaacatcatcatcatcagctAAAATTAGTGGATCAAGCTCGAGATTAAGCTCATTTAGGAGGATGATTACCAGGGAAAAATCATCAAGAAGACTACAAGTTCAATTTTGTGGTGTTGAAGATGGTGTAAATGATCTTGAAAGACAGTGA